One part of the Lotus japonicus ecotype B-129 chromosome 2, LjGifu_v1.2 genome encodes these proteins:
- the LOC130737464 gene encoding uncharacterized protein LOC130737464 isoform X1: protein MVLSYDVLSSLLAAQHDPRSIFYTHSSPSCPAINGGFSGHITADPWFMDQVAYQHTQPPTIPPQPPPLSYYQNVSAEPVPVSPQYSSYPQNYLPTFPHHSSPPHRTYAQHHNPTRPNPKSAPTFTQKHNPTFTMFNGEHPDLWLLNVELYFMFHPYPLEIRFHIIAMYLEGKALTWFRLWEHQLDSWDKFKEVFTFQFGNPISEHWEESSAPVLDSTTVVVSSGQSKHHFPQPSTNLTEAEFDESDDSSSHEEDNLLENAEQVQNLEDPNHLVELCFEDVSEVLSDGLSIQISTQECPLSDKINNGLGVALVGQLYQPSELLDHQCYCCPSPTVTNLIRNNMLHLNLFISGIEGRVAYDRVVEETSKFSLREWELVQHSQEGYFFSHVQLTHTKIQLGWMLPWVFQTAVYELQAKCSTPMHQPMRFTIETRVFLFTKSKEVSLAAIIDKVPSKAALEYILGLLGNATVAQLIVTSVLLQGHAHPQCVSFSPPMDRQALHNTVFTRGQTKLAHHTQHSFNWVLLILGWTYETPQWPPLELSFQQGLIVWLGFPIGHGIKWRELLASWDNTQSIFILLGWELLLHTTSSHSIGPSCYLEASIKNDSFLFSWTWPH, encoded by the exons ATGGTGCTCAGCTATGATGTGTTATCATCCCTCCTTGCAGCTCAACATGATCCCAGATCCATTTTCTACACCCATTCTTCACCTTCCTGCCCCGCCATTAATGGTGGATTTTCTGGGCACATAACTGCAGATCCTTGGTTCATGGACCAAGTAGCATACCAGCATACCCAACCACCAACAAtcccaccacaaccaccacctctTTCGTACTACCAGAATGTATCTGCTGAACCTGTCCCTGTTTCACCTCAATATTCATCCTACCCACAAAATTACCTGCCCACTTTCCCACACCATTCTTCTCCTCCCCATCGAACTTACGCACAACACCACAACCCAACCAGGCCCAATCCAAAATCTGCCCCAACATTCACCCAGAAACACAATCCTACGTTCACAATGTTCAACGGAGAACACCCAGACTTATGGCTCTTGAATGTTGAGCTCTATTTCATGTTCCACCCATACCCACTTGAAATACGTTTTCACATTATTGCCATGTATTTAGAGGGGAAAGCTCTAACATGGTTCAGATTGTGGGAACACCAGCTGGATTCATGGGATAAATTCAAAGAAGTGTTCACATTTCAGTTCGGAAACCCCATATCTGAACATTGGGAGGAGTCAAGTGCGCCTGTTCTTGACAGCACAACAGTGGTTGTGTCTTCTGGCCAATCGAAGCATCATTTTCCGCAGCCATCTACAAACCTAACAGAAGCTGAATTTGATGAATCTGATGACAGTTCCAGCCACGAGGAGGACAACCTATTGGAGAATGCAGAACAGGTTCAGAATCTGGAAGATCCTAATCATCTCGTTGAATTATGCTTTGAAGATGTATCAGAAGTTTTGTCTGATGGTCTATCAATACAAATTTCTACCCAGGAGTGTCCTCTATCTGACAAGATAAACAATG GTCTTGGTGTTGCTCTTGTGGGACAACTTTATCAACCATCTGAGCTCCTTGACCACCAATGCTATTGTTGTCCTTCACCAACAGTCACCAACCTGATCAGAAACAATATGCTACATTTGAATCTTTTTATTTCTGGGATAGAAGGAAGGGTTGCATATGACAGGGTGGTTGAAGAGACAAGCAAGTTCAGCTTAAGGGAGTGGGAACTAGTTCAACATTCACAAGAGGGTTATTTTTTCTCTCATGTTCAACTAACACATACAAAGATACAACTGGGATGGATGCTACCTTGGGTCTTTCAAACAGCTGTTTATGAGCTTCAGGCCAAGTGCTCGACTCCAATGCATCAGCCAATGAGATTCACCATTGAGACGAGAGTTTTTCTATTCACCAAATCCAAAGAAGTCTCTCTTGCAGCTATCATAGACAAGGTCCCATCCAAAGCTGCATTGGAATACATTTTGGGGCTCTTGGGGAATGCAACAGTAGCACAATTAATTGTTACTTCTGTGCTTCTTCAGGGACATGCACATCCACAATGTGTATCATTTTCCCCACCAATGGACAGACAAGCCTTGCATAACACTGTGTTCACAAGGGGTCAAACGAAGCTTGCTCACCACACTCAACATTCTTTCAATTGGGTTTTGCTTATATTGGGCTGGACTTATGAGACTCCCCAATGGCCACCACTTGAATTGTCTTTCCAACAAGGCTTAATAGTGTGGCTAGGCTTCCCCATCGGCCATGGAATTAAATGGCGTGAACTTCTTGCTTCATGGGACAACACACAAAGCATTTTTATTCTACTGGGATGGGAATTGTTGCTACACACCACATCAAGTCACTCTATTGGCCCTTCATGCTACCTTGAGGCTTCCATTAAAAATGACAGTTTCTTATTTTCATGGACTTGGCCTCATTGA
- the LOC130737464 gene encoding uncharacterized protein LOC130737464 isoform X2, which translates to MVLSYDVLSSLLAAQHDPRSIFYTHSSPSCPAINGGFSGHITADPWFMDQVAYQHTQPPTIPPQPPPLSYYQNVSAEPVPVSPQYSSYPQNYLPTFPHHSSPPHRTYAQHHNPTRPNPKSAPTFTQKHNPTFTMFNGEHPDLWLLNVELYFMFHPYPLEIRFHIIAMYLEGKALTWFRLWEHQLDSWDKFKEVFTFQFGNPISEHWEESSAPVLDSTTVVVSSGQSKHHFPQPSTNLTEAEFDESDDSSSHEEDNLLENAEQVQNLEDPNHLVELCFEDVSEVLSDGLSIQISTQECPLSDKINNGLFSHWLSFKYLV; encoded by the exons ATGGTGCTCAGCTATGATGTGTTATCATCCCTCCTTGCAGCTCAACATGATCCCAGATCCATTTTCTACACCCATTCTTCACCTTCCTGCCCCGCCATTAATGGTGGATTTTCTGGGCACATAACTGCAGATCCTTGGTTCATGGACCAAGTAGCATACCAGCATACCCAACCACCAACAAtcccaccacaaccaccacctctTTCGTACTACCAGAATGTATCTGCTGAACCTGTCCCTGTTTCACCTCAATATTCATCCTACCCACAAAATTACCTGCCCACTTTCCCACACCATTCTTCTCCTCCCCATCGAACTTACGCACAACACCACAACCCAACCAGGCCCAATCCAAAATCTGCCCCAACATTCACCCAGAAACACAATCCTACGTTCACAATGTTCAACGGAGAACACCCAGACTTATGGCTCTTGAATGTTGAGCTCTATTTCATGTTCCACCCATACCCACTTGAAATACGTTTTCACATTATTGCCATGTATTTAGAGGGGAAAGCTCTAACATGGTTCAGATTGTGGGAACACCAGCTGGATTCATGGGATAAATTCAAAGAAGTGTTCACATTTCAGTTCGGAAACCCCATATCTGAACATTGGGAGGAGTCAAGTGCGCCTGTTCTTGACAGCACAACAGTGGTTGTGTCTTCTGGCCAATCGAAGCATCATTTTCCGCAGCCATCTACAAACCTAACAGAAGCTGAATTTGATGAATCTGATGACAGTTCCAGCCACGAGGAGGACAACCTATTGGAGAATGCAGAACAGGTTCAGAATCTGGAAGATCCTAATCATCTCGTTGAATTATGCTTTGAAGATGTATCAGAAGTTTTGTCTGATGGTCTATCAATACAAATTTCTACCCAGGAGTGTCCTCTATCTGACAAGATAAACAATG GTTTATTTTCTCACTGGCTAAGCTTCAAATACTTGGTTTAA